In Zerene cesonia ecotype Mississippi chromosome 18, Zerene_cesonia_1.1, whole genome shotgun sequence, the following are encoded in one genomic region:
- the LOC119834067 gene encoding early nodulin-75-like produces MPPPHALPCGPNCRNGYCAPHCYYGHLPPLPPHLQTYSPPPYSRPPGHSQPPHDGYPPHMPPQYPPHMPPHYPPHMQPEYPPHMPPEYPPHMPPQYPPHMPPYPPHQYPPNSLPDEMKR; encoded by the coding sequence ATGCCACCACCGCACGCTCTTCCATGCGGTCCCAACTGCAGAAACGGGTATTGCGCCCCTCACTGTTACTACGGCCACCTACCGCCTCTACCACCTCACCTGCAGACGTACTCACCACCGCCTTATAGCAGGCCACCCGGCCACAGTCAGCCACCACATGACGGTTATCCACCGCATATGCCGCCACAATACCCCCCGCACATGCCTCCCCACTATCCACCGCATATGCAACCCGAGTACCCACCGCATATGCCGCCTGAATATCCACCGCATATGCCGCCACAGTATCCGCCTCATATGCCACCATATCCACCACACCAGTATCCCCCTAATAGTTTACCTGATGAAATGAAGCGGTAA